Proteins encoded by one window of Carassius auratus strain Wakin chromosome 8, ASM336829v1, whole genome shotgun sequence:
- the LOC113107405 gene encoding fumarylacetoacetate hydrolase domain-containing protein 2-like isoform X2, protein MRLVQFCHRGGEGGVRVGVEQAEGQGVIDLKAFDPSMPSTMRQFLEMGQKGMDCAKRALSSGQHVLARSDIRLLSPVTGPEKVVCVGMNYKDHCLEQNAPIPEEPIIFSKFPSTITGPSDDILLPEESQEVDWEVELAFVIGRKGKHIKEDEALSYVAGFTVANDVSARDWQLKRNGKQWLLGKTFDTFCPLGPALVTTAALKDVHNLGIRCLVNGATVQDSNTNQMIFRTEKLVAWVSQFVTLCPGDVFLTGTPPGVGVFRNPPVYLKRGDVVECQIDEIGSIRNTVV, encoded by the exons ATGAGACTCGTCCAGTTCTGCCACAGAGGAGGCGAGGGGGGCGTCAGAGTCGGGGTGGAGCAGGCTGAAGGTCAGGGGGTCATTGATCTGAAAGCCTTCGACCCCTCCATGCCTTCCACTATGAGACAGTTCCTAGAAATGGGCCAAAAGGGAATGGACTGTGCTAAGAG GGCTTTGTCCAGCGGTCAGCATGTGCTGGCGCGGTCAGATATCAGGCTGCTGTCCCCCGTGACCGGCCCAGAGAAGGTGGTGTGTGTTGGTATGAATTATAAAGACCACTGCCTAGAGCAAAATGCCCCCATTCCTGAAGAGCCCATCATATTCAGCAAGTTCCCCTCCACCATCACTGGCCCTTCAGATGATATCCTTCTACCAGAAGAGAGTCAG GAAGTGGATTGGGAGGTGGAACTTGCCTTTGTGATTGGACGGAAAGGGAAGCACATTAAG GAAGACGAGGCCCTTTCCTATGTTGCAGGTTTCACTGTAGCGAATGACGTGAGTGCTCGTGATTGGCAGCTGAAGCGCAATGGAAAGCAGTGGCTGCTGGGTAAAACATTTGACACATTTTGTCCACTCGGGCCAGCACTGGTTACCACTGCAGCACTCAAGG ATGTTCATAACCTGGGTATCCGCTGTCTGGTGAATGGGGCCACAGTTCAGGACAGTAACACCAATCAAATGATCTTTCGGACCGAGAAGCTGGTCGCCTGGGTTTCACA GTTTGTGACTCTTTGTCCTGGTGATGTGTTTTTGACTGGGACGCCTCCAGGTGTGGGGGTGTTCAGAAATCCACCTGTGTATTTAAAG AGGGGAGATGTTGTGGAGTGTCAGATTGACGAGATCGGGTCGATACGGAACACAGTCGTGTAA
- the LOC113107405 gene encoding fumarylacetoacetate hydrolase domain-containing protein 2-like isoform X1, protein MRFLGISQLNGVFSAGTTSSAAMRLVQFCHRGGEGGVRVGVEQAEGQGVIDLKAFDPSMPSTMRQFLEMGQKGMDCAKRALSSGQHVLARSDIRLLSPVTGPEKVVCVGMNYKDHCLEQNAPIPEEPIIFSKFPSTITGPSDDILLPEESQEVDWEVELAFVIGRKGKHIKEDEALSYVAGFTVANDVSARDWQLKRNGKQWLLGKTFDTFCPLGPALVTTAALKDVHNLGIRCLVNGATVQDSNTNQMIFRTEKLVAWVSQFVTLCPGDVFLTGTPPGVGVFRNPPVYLKRGDVVECQIDEIGSIRNTVV, encoded by the exons ATGAGATTTCTGGGTATCTCTCAGCTCAATGGCGTATTCTCTGCAGGCACCACAAGCTCAGCCGCTATGAGACTCGTCCAGTTCTGCCACAGAGGAGGCGAGGGGGGCGTCAGAGTCGGGGTGGAGCAGGCTGAAGGTCAGGGGGTCATTGATCTGAAAGCCTTCGACCCCTCCATGCCTTCCACTATGAGACAGTTCCTAGAAATGGGCCAAAAGGGAATGGACTGTGCTAAGAG GGCTTTGTCCAGCGGTCAGCATGTGCTGGCGCGGTCAGATATCAGGCTGCTGTCCCCCGTGACCGGCCCAGAGAAGGTGGTGTGTGTTGGTATGAATTATAAAGACCACTGCCTAGAGCAAAATGCCCCCATTCCTGAAGAGCCCATCATATTCAGCAAGTTCCCCTCCACCATCACTGGCCCTTCAGATGATATCCTTCTACCAGAAGAGAGTCAG GAAGTGGATTGGGAGGTGGAACTTGCCTTTGTGATTGGACGGAAAGGGAAGCACATTAAG GAAGACGAGGCCCTTTCCTATGTTGCAGGTTTCACTGTAGCGAATGACGTGAGTGCTCGTGATTGGCAGCTGAAGCGCAATGGAAAGCAGTGGCTGCTGGGTAAAACATTTGACACATTTTGTCCACTCGGGCCAGCACTGGTTACCACTGCAGCACTCAAGG ATGTTCATAACCTGGGTATCCGCTGTCTGGTGAATGGGGCCACAGTTCAGGACAGTAACACCAATCAAATGATCTTTCGGACCGAGAAGCTGGTCGCCTGGGTTTCACA GTTTGTGACTCTTTGTCCTGGTGATGTGTTTTTGACTGGGACGCCTCCAGGTGTGGGGGTGTTCAGAAATCCACCTGTGTATTTAAAG AGGGGAGATGTTGTGGAGTGTCAGATTGACGAGATCGGGTCGATACGGAACACAGTCGTGTAA
- the LOC113107404 gene encoding putative aminopeptidase W07G4.4, translating to MSVSVQPLQCTTDCKDQNFDGIILICQSYEQLPDELGCLKAPLQDYSAVDCCAGEEVVVVKVPGLSGNRLVFACTGPVNRDYDDVRRFSDAAANGIKRALKAGMQRPLLVCPPHSSYAKSTLVAVLGALHVLYSPLEVREHKLSPHKVAVLGVWAKNRTQGEAITELATALESGRFVYRDIGGSDPERMAAPRVAEYVQAVFKDTPVTVTVVSHLNTLEKEYPCLAAVNRCANTVPRHQARVIKLLYCGEGPIQQTLMLVGKGITYDTGGADIKAGGIMAGMHRDKCGSAAVAGFFQILAKLKPKHLKVVGAMAMVRNSVGSDCYVADELVVSRAGRRIRVGNTDAEGRMVMVDLLCEMKEQALQEVSPHLFTIATLTGHAVRAMGPHYSIIMDNGAAHHSGNALQWQKAGEVLGDLFEVSTIRREDYEFHKGKSEYEEILQSNNLPSSATPRGHQTPAAFLIMASGLDKHGMDSDKPLPYSHIDIAGSSGPFPGVPTGAPILAMATKYLEL from the exons ATGTCTGTAAG TGTCCAGCCTCTCCAGTGCACCACTGACTGCAAGGACCAGAA TTTTGATGGCATAATCTTGATATGCCAAAGTTATGAGCAGCTTCCTGACGAGCTGGGGTGTTTGAAAGCACCATTACAGGACTACAGCGCA GTGGACTGTTGCGCTGGTGAAGAGGTCGTGGTGGTCAAGGTTCCTGGTCTCTCTGGAAACAGACTGGTGTTTGCCTGCACCGGTCCGGTGAATCGGGACTATGATGATGTCCGGCGCTTCAGTGATGCTGCTGCTAATGGCATTAAGAG GGCTCTGAAAGCTGGCAtgcagcgccctctgctggtttGTCCTCCTCACAGTAGTTATGCAAAGAGCACCTTGGTGGCTGTTCTAGGAGCCCTGCATGTTCTCTACTCG CCTTTAGAGGTGAGGGAGCACAAGTTGTCCCCTCATAAGGTGGCAGTGCTGGGCGTCTGGGCGAAGAACCGGACGCAGGGAGAAGCCATTACTGAGCTGGCCACTGCTCTGGAGAGCGGCAG GTTTGTCTATCGTGACATCGGTGGCTCTGACCCGGAGCGGATGGCTGCACCTCGTGTAGCTGAGTATGTGCAAGCAGTTTTCAAGGATACGCCTGTAACG GTGACGGTAGTGAGTCATTTGAATACTCTGGAGAAGGAGTATCCCTGTTTGGCTGCGGTCAACCGCTGTGCTAACA CCGTGCCGCGCCACCAGGCCCGAGTGATCAAGCTGCTCTACTGCGGGGAAGGACCCATTCAGCAGACCCTGATGCTTGTTGGCAAG GGCATCACGTATGACACCGGTGGAGCTGACATCAAGGCCGGAGGAATCATGGCTGGAATGCACAGAGATAAATGTGGATCTGCGGCGGTTGCTGGCTTCTTCCAG ATCTTAGCCAAGCTGAAGCCCAAACACCTGAAGGTTGTGGGTGCAATGGCAATGGTGCGAAACAGTGTCGGATCTG ATTGCTATGTAGCGGACGAGTTAGTAGTGTCTCGTGCTGGTCGTAGAATCCGAGTTGGAAACACTGATGCTGAAGGAAGAATGGTCATGGTGGACTTGCTGTGTGAGATGAAGGAGCAG GCATTGCAGGAAGTGTCTCCTCATCTCTTCACTATAGCCACTTTGACAGGACATGCTGTCAGAGCCATGGGACCACATTACTCT ATCATAATGGATAACGGTGCTGCTCACCACTCAGGAAACGCTTTGCAGTGGCAGAAAG CGGGAGAGGTGCTGGGAGATCTGTTCGAGGTGTCCACCATACGTCGGGAGGATTACGAGTTCCACAAAGGGAAGTCTGAGTATGAGGAAATCCTGCAGTCCAATAACCTGCCCTCATCCGCCACACCACGTGGACACCAGACACCCGCTGCCTTCCTCATCATGGCTTCTGGACTGGATAAG CATGGAATGGACTCGGACAAACCTCTGCCTTACTCCCACATCGACATTGCTGGATCCAGTGGCCCTTTCCCTGGTGTCCCAACAGGCGCCCCAATTCTTGCCATGGCGACAAAGTACCTGGAGCTTTAA